In Methanocella sp., the following are encoded in one genomic region:
- a CDS encoding TIGR00288 family NYN domain-containing protein yields the protein MAPIKNSLSSPIKNAFKLDKIPFFKEKSKERRNIALLVDGPNMLRKEFQIDLEVVRDILKRYGDIKVGKVFLNQYASDKLVEAIENQGFEPIIGSGDVDVRLAVDAVELIFSPTIDTIAIVTRDADFKPVLAKANAHGKETIVFGAEPGLSIALKNVADYVIVFDGTEWHEVTKAHDHEIEATEPVQQ from the coding sequence ATGGCACCTATCAAGAATTCGTTATCATCACCTATAAAAAATGCGTTCAAGCTCGATAAGATCCCCTTTTTCAAGGAAAAGAGCAAGGAGCGCCGGAACATCGCCCTCCTGGTCGACGGCCCGAACATGCTCCGCAAGGAGTTCCAGATCGACCTCGAAGTGGTCAGAGATATCCTCAAGCGCTACGGCGACATCAAGGTCGGCAAGGTTTTCCTGAACCAGTACGCGTCCGACAAGCTCGTCGAGGCCATCGAGAACCAGGGCTTTGAGCCGATCATCGGCTCCGGCGACGTGGACGTCCGCCTGGCCGTGGACGCCGTGGAGCTCATCTTCAGCCCGACCATCGACACCATCGCCATCGTTACCCGTGACGCGGACTTCAAGCCCGTCCTGGCGAAGGCCAACGCCCACGGTAAGGAGACCATCGTCTTCGGCGCCGAGCCCGGCCTGTCCATCGCGTTAAAAAATGTTGCCGACTACGTCATCGTGTTCGACGGCACCGAGTGGCACGAGGTCACCAAGGCCCACGACCACGAGATCGAGGCCACAGAGCCCGTGCAGCAATAG